One genomic window of Coregonus clupeaformis isolate EN_2021a unplaced genomic scaffold, ASM2061545v1 scaf1373, whole genome shotgun sequence includes the following:
- the LOC121543807 gene encoding trypsin-2-like: MKHLPSHPFPSLFLPSISFSFTQSCVEVRLGKHNIARTEGSEQFISSSRVIPHPNYSSYNINNDIMLIKLSKPATLNTYVQPVALPTSWAPAGTKCVVSGWGNTMSSTADSDKLQCLNLPILSFNDCDNSYPGQITNAMFCAGFLEGGKDSCQGDSGGPVVCNGELQGVVSWGYGCAEPGNPGVYAKVRI, from the exons ATGAAACACTTACCTTCCcacccctttccctctctctttctcccgtctatctctttctctttcactcaAAGCTGCGTGGAGGTGCGTCTGGGCAAGCACAACATTGCCAGGACTGAGGGTAGCGAGCAGTTCATCTCTTCTTCCCGCGTCATCCCCCACCCCAACTACAGCTCCTACAACATCAACAATGACATCATGCTGATCAAGCTGAGCAAGCCCGCCACCCTCAACACCTACGTGCAGCCTGTTGCTCTGCCCACCAGCTGGGCCCCCGCTGGCACCAAGTGTGTCGTCTCTGGATGGGGAAACACCATGAGCTCCA CCGCCGATAGCGACAAGCTGCAGTGCCTGAACCTCCCCATCCTGTCTTTCAACGACTGTGACAACTCCTACCCTGGTCAGATCACTAATGCCATGTTCTGCGCTGGATTCCTGGAGGGAGGCAAGGACTCTTGCCAG ggtgacTCCGGTGGCCCCGTGGTGTGCAACGGTGAGCTGCAGGGTGTTGTGTCCTGGGGATATGGGTGTGCTGAGCCCGGTAACCCCGGTGTCTACGCCAAGGTAAGAATATAG